A single Octopus sinensis unplaced genomic scaffold, ASM634580v1 Contig10079, whole genome shotgun sequence DNA region contains:
- the LOC115228265 gene encoding general transcription factor II-I repeat domain-containing protein 2-like, translating to MKRKVDRECRVFNKLWELKYFFAKDELKQKAYCLICHEHLSVMKEYNIRRHYETNHAPIYSKYTGKLREDKVESLKRTLQIQQGLIKKNFENNENVTRAGYEITKIISQHGKPFSDGMYIKNCIIEAVNCLCPLNSSLFDGISLSASSVSRRTEELGKNIFTNCEKTSNMLWYSLALDESVDISGTSQLLIFIRGVDENISITEELASVCSIHGTTTGKDILGH from the coding sequence atgaaaagaaaggttGACCGCGAATGCCgtgtattcaataaattatgGGAATTGAAGTATTTTTTTGCGAAAGATGAATTAAAGCAGAAAGCTTATTGTTTAATATGCCACGAACATCTCTCTGTTATGAAGGAGTATAACATTCGACGTCATTATGAAACGAATCATGCTCCGATATATTCCAAGTACACTGGAAAGCTACGTGAGGATAAAGTTGAATCACTGAAACGCACTTTACAAATTCAACAaggccttataaaaaaaaattttgaaaataatgaaaatgtaacaAGAGCTGGATACGAGATAACGAAAATTATTTCACAACACGGGAAACCCTTTAGTGATGGGATGTATATCAAAAATTGCATTATTGAAGCAGTTAATTGTTTGTGCccactaaattcttccttatttgatGGAATAAGTTTGTCGGCGAGTTCTGTATCACGGAGAACTGAAGAgcttggaaaaaatatatttacaaattgtgAAAAGACAAGTAATATGTTGTGGTATTCTCTTGCATTGGATGAGTCAGTTGACATTTCGGGAACATCgcaacttcttatttttattcgtgGAGTTGATGAGAATATTTCCATAACTGAAGAACTGGCATCTGTTTGTTCTATTCATGGAACAACCACTGGAAAAGATATTTTAGGCCATTGA